Proteins encoded within one genomic window of Columba livia isolate bColLiv1 breed racing homer chromosome 1, bColLiv1.pat.W.v2, whole genome shotgun sequence:
- the GSTK1 gene encoding glutathione S-transferase kappa 1 isoform X2, which yields MGRTLVELFYDVVSPYSWLGFEVLCRYQHIWNIDLRFRPAFLGGIMQATGNKPPAMLPKRAEYLLKDIKRMAEYYQVPVQISGDDFQRILGKSTLGAMRFITAIDMTQPRYLEPLSREFWIRFWSQVAGQAGLSSEVAQKQLEMISSSAVKNRLKETTEEAIKYGAFGMPTVVAHFNGEPHLFFGSDRLELLGSIIGEKWQGPVPSVPSHKM from the exons ATGGGGCGGACGCTCGTGGAGCTCTTCTACGATGTGGTATCCCCTTACTCCTGGTTGGGGTTTGAG GTACTCTGCAGGTACCagcacatctggaatattgatCTGCGCTTTCGTCCAGCTTTCCTTGGTGGCATAATGCAAGCAACTG GTAACAAGCCCCCAGCAATGTTGCCAAAGCGTGCAGAATACCTGCTGAAGGATATAAAAAGGATGGCAGAATACTACCAAGTGCCTGTACAAATTTCAGGAGATGACTTCCAACGTATTCTTGgtaaaa GCACTCTTGGGGCCATGCGCTTTATCACAGCCATTGACATGACACAACCACGATACTTAGAACCCTTATCTAGGGAGTTCTGGATACGTTTTTGGTCACAG GTTGCAGGACAGGCTGGGCTGTCATCAGAGGTTGCCCAGAAACAACTTGAAATGATTTCATCCTCTGCAGTGAAGAACCGACTGAAAGAGACAACAGAGGAAGCAATAAAATACGGG GCATTTGGGATGCCTACTGTTGTGGCACATTTTAATGGGGAACCTCATCTCTTTTTTGGCTCCGATCGTTTAGAGCTGCTAGGCAGCATTATAG GTGAAAAATGGCAGGGGCCAGTTCCATCAGTTCCAAGCCACAAGATGTGA
- the GSTK1 gene encoding glutathione S-transferase kappa 1 isoform X1, whose translation MGRTLVELFYDVVSPYSWLGFEVLCRYQHIWNIDLRFRPAFLGGIMQATGNKPPAMLPKRAEYLLKDIKRMAEYYQVPVQISGDDFQRILGKSTLGAMRFITAIDMTQPRYLEPLSREFWIRFWSQHEDISQPENILAVAGQAGLSSEVAQKQLEMISSSAVKNRLKETTEEAIKYGAFGMPTVVAHFNGEPHLFFGSDRLELLGSIIGEKWQGPVPSVPSHKM comes from the exons ATGGGGCGGACGCTCGTGGAGCTCTTCTACGATGTGGTATCCCCTTACTCCTGGTTGGGGTTTGAG GTACTCTGCAGGTACCagcacatctggaatattgatCTGCGCTTTCGTCCAGCTTTCCTTGGTGGCATAATGCAAGCAACTG GTAACAAGCCCCCAGCAATGTTGCCAAAGCGTGCAGAATACCTGCTGAAGGATATAAAAAGGATGGCAGAATACTACCAAGTGCCTGTACAAATTTCAGGAGATGACTTCCAACGTATTCTTGgtaaaa GCACTCTTGGGGCCATGCGCTTTATCACAGCCATTGACATGACACAACCACGATACTTAGAACCCTTATCTAGGGAGTTCTGGATACGTTTTTGGTCACAG CATGAAGATATCAGTCAGCCGGAGAATATATTGGCT GTTGCAGGACAGGCTGGGCTGTCATCAGAGGTTGCCCAGAAACAACTTGAAATGATTTCATCCTCTGCAGTGAAGAACCGACTGAAAGAGACAACAGAGGAAGCAATAAAATACGGG GCATTTGGGATGCCTACTGTTGTGGCACATTTTAATGGGGAACCTCATCTCTTTTTTGGCTCCGATCGTTTAGAGCTGCTAGGCAGCATTATAG GTGAAAAATGGCAGGGGCCAGTTCCATCAGTTCCAAGCCACAAGATGTGA
- the LOC106145782 gene encoding LOW QUALITY PROTEIN: antigen WC1.1-like (The sequence of the model RefSeq protein was modified relative to this genomic sequence to represent the inferred CDS: inserted 1 base in 1 codon; substituted 2 bases at 2 genomic stop codons) produces MATREHLSTPVLWLLLLSIQFCLGADELRLSNGTGRCSGRVEIKHEGQXGTVCDGDWTIKDADVVCKQLRCGPAVQALSQASFGEGSXPTWLYRVHCHGDESTLWNCSHTGWGAFTCPHYFDIGVICSGFSGLSLTGRDTACSGHLQVKQEETWPMVCLSHTDFKTASVICNELECGQAVDILRGTHFGKRQELIWQEEFHCVGNETHLAHCPRMLHHSETCSHYVRVVCSEFLTLRLVDGNDCAERLEVFYNGTWGSICSNRMSQLIATIVCKHLNCGDGGEIARDFTYGRGSGPTWLDHTXREQHSSLWQCQSDPWDPHSCDNRAEETHISCTGRKEAKSPATFSECPKSTSCSDTSMFLCFADKKLRVIGRQDGCSGRVEIWHHGSWGTVCDDSWDMADANVVCRQLGCGSAVSALSEAAFGEGSGPIWLEKVHCKGTELSLWDCPAKPLFSKNCDHKEDAAVDCSGMTEMTASSTRADPPHHPATERTRISTPVIICIFLGALLCLVLAILAGQIQSARVQQRGSRVSYDPFSEAVYEEINSNLMMEKQGMTGLPDHVSESSKTTVPFYNGDSDEENSPGATQGNGRWESYKERD; encoded by the exons ATGGCAACAAGAGAACATCTTTCTACTCCAGTATTGTGGCTGCTTCTCCTCTCCATTCAGTTCTGCCTGG GTGCTGATGAACTGAGGCTGTCAAATGGAACTGGCCGCTGCTCTGGAAGagtggaaataaaacatgagGGGCAGTGAGGAACTGTGTGTGATGGTGACTGGACCATAAAAGATGCTGATGTTGTTTGTAAGCAGCTACGATGTGGACCTGCTGTTCAGGCCCTTAGTCAAGCTTCTTTTGGAGAAGGATCTTGACCAACATGGTTGTATCGAGTTCATTGCCATGGTGACGAATCCACTCTCTGGAACTGCTCACATACAGGATGGGGTGCTTTTACTTGCCCTCATTACTTTGATATTGGAGTGATTTGCTCAG gtttCTCTGGGCTGTCTCTGACGGGACGGGACACTGCCTGCTCAGGACATCTGCAAGTAAAGCAAGAAGAAACTTGGCCTATGGTCTGCTTGTCACACACTGATTTCAAAACTGCCTCTGTTATATGTAATGAGTTAGAGTGTGGCCAGGCTGTGGATATCTTGAGAGGAACTCACTTTGGAAAGAGACAAGAACTGATCTGGCAAGAAGAGTTTCACTGTGTAGGGAATGAGACTCACCTTGCACACTGTCCCAGGATGCTGCACCACAGTGAGACATGTTCTCATTATGTCCGTGTTGTATGTTCAG AGTTCCTGACCCTGAGGCTGGTGGATGGCAATGATTGTGCCGAGAGGCTGGAAGTTTTCTACAATGGGACATGGGGGAGCATTTGTTCCAATCGGATGTCTCAACTCATTGCAACAATTGTGTGCAAACACCTGAACTGTGGAGATGGTGGGGAAATCGCAAGAGACTTCACATATGGCAGAGGTTCTGGGCCCACATGGCTGGACCACA AGAGAGAGCAACACAGCTCTCTCTGGCAATGTCAGTCAGACCCCTGGGATCCTCATTCATGTGATAACCGAGCAGAAGAGACACATATTTCTTGCACTG gaagaaaagaggcaaagtCTCCAGCCACATTTTCTGAGTGTCCAAAATCTACAAGTTGTTCAGATACCTCtat gtttctgtgttttgcagacAAGAAGTTACGAGTCATAGGAAGACAGGATGGATGTTCAGGCAGAGTGGAGATTTGGCACCACGGCTCTTGGGGAACAGTCTGTGATGATTCTTGGGACATGGCAGACGCTAATGTTGTATGCAGACAGCTGGGTTGTGGATCTGCTGTGTCTGCTCTGAGCGAAGCGGCATTTGGGGAAGGGAGTGGTCCTATCTGGTTGGAAAAGGTGCACTGTAAAGGAACAGAGCTATCTCTTTGGGACTGTCCTGCCAAGCCCTTGTTCAGCAAAAACTGTGAtcataaggaagatgctgcCGTGGATTGCTCTG GTATGACAGAAATGACAGCATCATCCACTAGAGCAG ATCCTCCACACCACCCTGCAACAGAGAGGACAAGAATTTCAACACCTGTCATCATCTGCATTTTTCTGGGGGCCCTTCTCTGCTTGGTCCTTGCCATTCTTGCTGGACAGATCCAAAGTGCCAGGGTACAGCAGAGAG GCTCCAGAGTATCCTATGACCCATTCTCTGAGGCTGTCTATGAAGAGATCAACTCTAACCTGATGATGGAAAAGCAGGGCATGACTGGCCTCCCAG ATCACGTTTCAGAGAGTTCAAAAACAACGGTACCGTTTTATAATGGGGACAGTGATGAAGAAAATAGTCCTGGAGCAACTCAAGGAAATGGAAGATGGGAATCCTACaaagaaagagactga